The Elgaria multicarinata webbii isolate HBS135686 ecotype San Diego chromosome 1, rElgMul1.1.pri, whole genome shotgun sequence genome has a window encoding:
- the SRSF3 gene encoding serine/arginine-rich splicing factor 3 — MHRDSCPLDCKVYVGNLGNNGNKTELERAFGYYGPLRSVWVARNPPGFAFVEFEDPRDAADAVRELDGRTLCGCRVRVELSNGEKRSRNRGPPPSWGRRPRDDYRRRSPPPRRRSPRRRSFSRSRSRSLSRDRRRERSLSRERNHKPSRSFSRSRSRSRSNDRK, encoded by the exons ATGCATCGTGATTCGTGTCCACTGGACTGCAAGGTTTATGTAGGTAACCTTGGGAACAATGGCAACAAAACTGAATTGGAACGAGCTTTTGGCTATTATGGACCACTGCGTAGTGTGTGGGTTGCTAGAAATCCCCCTGGTTTTGCTTTCGTTGAATTTGAAGACCCACGTGATGCTGCTGATGCAGTGAGAGAACTAGATGGGAG AACACTTTGTGGGTGTCGTGTCAGGGTGGAACTGTCCAATGGTGAAAAACGTAGTCGGAACCGTGGTCCACCTCCCTCATGGGGTAGACGTCCTCGAGATGATTATCGCAGGAGAAGTCCTCCACCTCGTCGCAG ATCTCCACGAAGGAGAAGCTTCTCTCGTAGCCGCAGCAG GTCCCTTTCTAGAgatagaaggagagagagatcATTGTCAAGGGAGAGAAATCATAAGCCTTCTCGTTCATTTTCTAGATCTCGTAG CCGTTCCAGGTCAAATGACAGGAAATAA
- the LOC134406842 gene encoding parathyroid hormone 4-like: MLLSQRYLQMVKLLSICFLACFATCQEDENSEFSHFNKRAVTEHQLLNDRGRALQGLKRLMWLHNVMGGVHTASGRDISQAHIMWTSPKNQDPSDFYDSTGREETQDTMKQLLLGLLEKESPFAVLRKTNVLQYLKNVKGSQDMQDLSDLFQVGDQDGKRNLSSQT; the protein is encoded by the exons ATGCTCTTGTCCCAAAGGTATCTACAGATGGTGAAACTTTTATCCATttgttttcttgcttgctttgcaACATGTCAAGAAGATGAAAA TTCTGAGTTTTCACATTTCAATAAAAGAGCGGTGACGGAACACCAGCTCCTGAATGATAGAGGGAGAGCCCTTCAAGGGCTTAAGCGACTGATGTGGCTCCACAATGTAATGGGGGGAGTGCATACAGCCAGCGGCAGAGACATCTCCCAGGCGCACATTATGTGGACCTCACCGAAGAACCAAGACCCCTCCGACTTCTACGACAGCACGGGTAGGGAAGAGACGCAAGACACGATGAAAcagctgctgctgggactgctgGAGAAAGAGTCGCCTTTTGCTGTACTAAGGAAAACAAACGTGTTGCAATACCTAAAGAATGTAAAAGGTAGTCAGGACATGCAAGACCTTTCTGACTTATTTCAAGTTGGAGATCAAGATGGCAAAAGAAATCTCAGTTCTCAAACATAG